The Pan troglodytes isolate AG18354 chromosome 7, NHGRI_mPanTro3-v2.0_pri, whole genome shotgun sequence genome has a window encoding:
- the MSC gene encoding musculin: MSTGSVSDPEEMELRGLQREYPVPASKRPPLRGVERSYASPSDNSSAEEEDPDGEEERCALGTAGSAEGCKRKRPRVAGGGGAGGSAGGGGKKPLPAKGSAAECKQSQRNAANARERARMRVLSKAFSRLKTSLPWVPPDTKLSKLDTLRLASSYIAHLRQLLQEDRYENGYVHPVNLTWPFVVSGRPDSDTKEVSAANRLCGTTA, encoded by the exons ATGTCCACGGGCTCGGTGAGTGATCCGGAGGAGATGGAGCTTCGGGGGCTGCAGCGGGAGTACCCGGTCCCCGCCTCCAAGAGGCCGCCCCTCCGCGGCGTAGAGCGCAGCTACGCCTCGCCCAGTGACAACTCGTCGGCAGAGGAGGAGGACCCCGACGGCGAGGAGGAGCGCTGCGCTCTGGGCACAGCCGGCAGCGCGGAAGGCTGCAAGAGGAAGCGGCCCCGTGTGGCTGGGGGCGGCGGCGCAGGTGGTAGCGCGGGCGGTGGTGGCAAGAAGCCCCTCCCGGCCAAGGGCTCAGCCGCAGAGTGCAAGCAGTCGCAGCGGAACGCGGCCAACGCCCGTGAGCGTGCCCGGATGCGCGTGCTGAGCAAAGCCTTCTCcaggctcaagaccagcctgccctgGGTGCCCCCCGACACTAAGCTCTCCAAGCTGGACACGCTCCGGCTGGCTTCCAGTTACATCGCTCACCTGCGGCAGCTGTTGCAGGAGGACCGCTATGAGAACGGCTACGTGCACCCAGTGAACCTG ACATGGCCATTCGTGGTCTCGGGAAGACCGGACTCTGACACCAAAGAAGTTTCCGCAGCCAACAGACTATGTGGAACCACCGCTTAA